From the genome of Anticarsia gemmatalis isolate Benzon Research Colony breed Stoneville strain chromosome 13, ilAntGemm2 primary, whole genome shotgun sequence, one region includes:
- the LOC142977853 gene encoding cationic amino acid transporter 2-like, protein MAEGKWHAICRIVQRKRKFETQQLEASGLRRCLNCWDLTSMGVGSTLGIGVYVIVGVVAMKIAGPSILLSFLIAAVTSLFAGLCYAEFGARVPLAGSAFIYAYVSIGELVAFIVGWNNILEFTFGSASVARGLSEYVDAVTNHTMSSWFLQSMPVGVPLLSSYFDLLAFLFVAAIGLLLAFGVRESSTVNNVFSVINFSVIMFAIVAGAFKADASNWSIAPDDVPSGHGVGGFFPYGVWGTLRGAAVCFYGFVGFDVVNASGEEVKNPRRTIPIAILSILFIVLAAYAGISIVVTMMVPYYELATVASISKAFHFVGWEWAEWTITVGAIFGISTSLFGSLFPLPRMLYSMASDGLFLHWFAKTSANRKSPVIATAVPTIFVALLAGLLELEQLVMMMCIGTLTSYTIVATCVILLRYSSDYVSEVKVGLLRQMIGRGERNASQRSKMVINIALPLYICMCIAIAMVTVHTSRPLAAVVTLHVVAILIVVIMALQPHTDEQLTFKTPLVPFLPCLSIYANIHLMVIINWNTWLRVFIWLLLGIPIYFICVCCYKQSAGMRREDNETIKPHLEKNGKQVAVQIVVVSPTPPETLARFNSYGEQPEDMDKISNDIPPKPVDASNVEQMTQEIQIENNEEKEAKIIDLLDQVLQAEEDSYVEIISLKDKEEEVAPSEEASIPHRKSLSELSDAGSDASLGNQVLSKYDVIAQVHREDLPKVNEEEERVDNLEEAINNEDEEITAFNESETNSRTDESGYSDTIDRPTLSGSLEDTNAPNIPVPPPFDENYFKNVPVAPTFKKFNTISSRHSKGDVEVEEDDVNEPRLSIKSTSTQGEENIRFGSSRQMKFMNKLNDIFQKTIDKDDEEPRKRSQSTGNVAEAELAVSRERPQIFLDLKKELLARESLPNLTPVNTEVVEKPDSEPEEEEEEVSMSREDLKSKLENIFAVGGPQLIKPRLMKSNPPTPEESYQTDHSSTESIPKFPKMEKNDTLKRQKEKFGHVLNSIRLSMNKDDEV, encoded by the exons CGGTGCGCGCGTGCCCCTCGCGGGTTCTGCCTTCATATACGCTTACGTGTCGATCGGTGAACTGGTGGCTTTCATAGTAGGGTGGAATAATATACTGGAGTTTACTTTTg GTTCAGCAAGTGTAGCGCGTGGTCTGAGCGAGTACGTGGACGCGGTCACCAACCACACCATGTCTTCGTGGTTCCTACAGTCCATGCCAGTGGGAGTTCCACTGCTGTCTTCTTACTTCGATCTGCTAGCGTTCCTCTTTGTCGCTGCTATTGGAT tattATTGGCGTTCGGAGTTCGAGAGTCGTCGACAGTCAACAACGTGTTCTCAGTCATCAACTTTAGTGTTATCATGTTTGCTATCGTCGCTGGAGCGTTCAAAG CGGACGCCAGCAACTGGAGTATAGCACCAGACGACGTGCCGTCGGGTCACGGAGTGGGGGGCTTCTTCCCATATGGTGTGTGGGGGACATTGAGAGGGGCTGCCGTTTGTTTCTACGGGTTTGTTGGCTTTGATGTGGTCAACGCATCGGGGGAGGAG GTGAAAAACCCTCGTCGCACAATACCAATAGCGATACTATCAATATTGTTCATCGTGTTGGCAGCATACGCGGGCATCAGCATCGTCGTTACAATGATGGTGCCATATTATGAACTG GCGACAGTAGCATCGATTTCCAAAGCGTTCCACTTCGTAGGGTGGGAGTGGGCAGAGTGGACCATCACAGTTGGTGCCATTTTCGGTATTTCCACCAG TTTGTTCGGCTCCCTATTCCCGCTGCCTCGCATGCTGTACTCCATGGCGTCAGACGGTCTGTTCCTCCACTGGTTCGCGAAGACCAGCGCCAACAGAAAGTCCCCTGTCATCGCCACCGCTGTTCCTACTATATTTGTAG CTCTTCTCGCTGGTCTGCTGGAGTTGGAACAGCTGGTGATGATGATGTGCATCGGTACTCTCACCTCGTACACTATCGTCGCCACATGCGTCATTTTACTCAG ATATAGTTCAGACTACGTGTCCGAGGTCAAGGTGGGTCTCCTGCGGCAGATGATAGGACGAGGAGAGAGAAATGCCTCACAAAGAAGCAAAATGGTCATAAATATCGCTTTGCCTTTGTATA TATGCATGTGTATAGCAATAGCAATGGTCACGGTACACACGAGCAGGCCGCTCGCTGCTGTCGTCACTCTTCATGTAGTCGCTATTCTGATCGTCGTCATCATGGCGTTGCAGCCTCACACTGATGAGCAACTTACTTTTAAG ACTCCTCTCGTCCCGTTTCTTCCCTGTCTCAGCATCTACGCCAACATTCATCTAATGGTCATCATCAATTGGAACACGTGGCTTCGAGTTTTTATATGGTTACTACTTG GAATACCAATCTATTTTATCTGCGTCTGCTGTTACAAGCAAAGCGCTGGCATGAGGAGGGAAGATAATGAAACAATCAAACCACATTTAGAGAAAAATGGTAAACAAGTCGCAGTTCAAATTGTAGTGGTGTCGCCAACGCCACCTGAAACTCTAGCTAGATTTAATAGCTATGGAGAACAGCCTGAAGATATGGACAAGATATCAAATGATATCCCTCCAAAACCCGTCGATGCGAGCAATGTCGAACAAATGACACAAGAAATACAGATCGAAAACAATGAAGAGAAAGAAGCTAAAATAATAGACTTATTAGACCAAGTGCTGCAGGCTGAAGAAGATTCTTACGTCGAAATTATAAGCTTGAAGGATAAAGAAGAGGAAGTAGCGCCCAGTGAAGAAGCCAGCATCCCTCATAGAAAGTCTTTGAGTGAGCTGTCAGACGCAGGGTCAGACGCATCGTTGGGTAATCAAGTATTATCTAAATATGATGTGATTGCACAAGTGCATAGAGAAGATTTACCTAAAGTTAATGAAGAAGAAGAAAGGGTCGATAATTTAGAAGAGGCTATAAATAATGAAGACGAAGAAATAACAGCGTTTAACGAAAGTGAAACGAACTCGCGAACAGATGAATCGGGTTATTCGGATACAATAGACAGGCCAACATTGAGTGGTTCATTAGAAGATACAAACGCTCCAAATATACCAGTGCCACCACCGTTTgacgaaaattattttaagaatgtaCCCGTAGCGCCAACTTTTAAGAAATTCAATACAATATCTTCAAGACATTCTAAAGGGGATGTGGAAGTAGAAGAAGACGATGTTAATGAACCAAGACTAAGTATAAAGTCGACTAGTACACAGGGAGAGGAAAACATTAGGTTCGGTAGTTCCAGACAGATGAAATTCATGAATAAATTGAATGATATATTTCAGAAAACTATTGATAAAGACGACGAAGAGCCAAGAAAACGGTCTCAATCCACTGGCAATGTGGCTGAGGCTGAACTAGCAGTAAGTAGAGAACGTCCACAAATATTCTTAGATTTAAAGAAAGAATTGTTGGCAAGAGAAAGTTTGCCTAATCTTACACCTGTGAATACTGAAGTAGTTGAAAAACCTGATTCAGAACCAGAAGAAGAGGAAGAAGAAGTAAGCATGAGTAGAGAAGACCTGAAGAGCAAATTAGAGAATATCTTCGCGGTCGGAGGTCCACAGCTTATAAAGCCTAGATTGATGAAATCAAATCCACCGACGCCAGAAGAGTCTTATCAAACAGACCACTCTAGTACAGAAAGTATACCGAAATTCCCCAAAATGGAAAAGAATGATACTCTTAAAAGACAAAAAGAGAAATTCGGTCATGTTTTAAATTCGATTCGATTAAGTATGAACAAAGACGATGAGGTTTAG